From Solanum lycopersicum chromosome 8, SLM_r2.1, the proteins below share one genomic window:
- the LOC112942065 gene encoding uncharacterized protein, producing the protein MSSAPPLGHDSEGNKVPKPADTYNEADYKMLGKNAKAKCILVCGLGPDEFNRISSCTSAKQIWDTLQNAHEGTTQVRKFRIASLCSEYEAFKMKSRESLQDMITRFTTVVNELISLGKVYTTEE; encoded by the exons ATGAGTTCTGCACCTCCACTCGGACACG ATAGTGAAGGAAATAAAGTACCTAAACCCGCAGATACATATAATGAAGCAGATTACAAAATGCTAGGAAAGAATGCAAAAGCTAAGTGTATTCTTGTATGTGGACTAGGACCTGATGAATTTAACCGTATCTCAAGTTGTACCTCTGCTAAACAAATATGGGATACCCTACAAAACGCTCATGAAGGTACAACTCAAGTCCGAAAATTCAGGATTGCTAGTTTGTGTTCAGAATATGAAGCCTTTAAGATGAAATCCAGAGAATCTCTTCAAGATATGATCACCAGATTCACCACTGTGGTAAACGAACTAATCTCATTGGGTAAAGTATATACCACTGAGGAATAG
- the VPE10 gene encoding vacuolar-processing enzyme, whose protein sequence is MTAIKHDRIWPSTAFQAAWAGLVFSDLSVAMMTADGGSVLPSTYLRSVSKFLTEETVGTKWAVLVAGSNGWWNYRHQADVCHAYQLLKKGGLKDENIIVFMYDDIANNTMNPRPGVIINNPHGQDVYKGVPKDYVGEDVNAENFFNVILANKSGITGGSGKVLNSAPNDHIFIYYVDHGGPGIVSMPTGVVYANDLIDVLKKKHGSGTYSKLVTIASFQSILCPLLPWKENN, encoded by the exons atgaccgcaatcaaacatgatcggatctggccatccacggctttccaggcggcatgggccggattggttttttctgatttgtccgtggcgATGATGACTGCCGacggcggttctgtgcttccatcgacgtatttgagaag TGTCTCTAAATTCTTAACAGAAGAAACTGTAGGGACCAAATGGGCTGTCCTAGTTGCTGGCTCTAATGGATGGTGGAATTACAGGCATCAG gCTGATGTATGTCACGCTTATCAGTTACTCAAGAAAGGTGGTCTTAAAGACGAAAACATTATTGTATTCATGTACGATGATATTGCTAACAATACTATGAATCCTAGACCCGGAGTTATCATCAATAATCCACATGGCCAAGATGTTTACAAAGGTGTTCCTAAG GATTATGTAGGTGAAGATGTTAATGCTGAAAACTTTTTCAATGTTATCCTTGCAAACAAAAGTGGTATAACTGGAGGAAGTGGTAAAGTTTTGAACAGTGCTCCAAATGACCATATTTTCATCTACTATGTTGATCATGGTGGCCCTGGAATTGTTT CAATGCCAACTGGAGTTGTTTACGCGAATGATTTGATTGATGTGTTGAAAAAGAAGCATGGTTCTGGGACATATAGTAAACTGGTAACTATTGCTTCTTTTCAGTCGATATTATGTCCTTTGCTTCCTTGGAAGGAAAATAATTAG
- the LOC112941970 gene encoding vacuolar-processing enzyme-like yields MFDGLLPEGLDIYVTTASNPNESSWGTYCGVGDARDPCLVACPPPEFKGVCLGDLYSVAWMEDSDVQDRQTETLDDQYDRIANRTAANLTYGSHVMQYGDMVLSVDALFQYMGVASINHSHVSMNSYKSSSQNVEQRETELFYWQSKYDNAPEGSDDYFEARAKLINVVAHRSQVDNNVKHIGDLLFGVKYGNEALQTVRSSGQPLVDNWDCLKSYVEIFEAHCGKLSSYGKKHIRGIANICNAGIEREQMTAATVQACGPL; encoded by the exons ATGTTTGACGGTCTTCTTCCTGAAGGTTTAGATATTTATGTAACGACTGCATCAAATCCCAATGAAAGTAGTTGGGGAACATATTGTGGTGTGGGTGATGCACGCGATCCCTGCCTTGTAGCTTGTCCCCCTCCTGAGTTTAAAGGTGTGTGCTTAGGAGACTTGTACAGTGTTGCTTGGATGGAGGACAG TGATGTTCAAGATCGTCAAACTGAAACTCTAGATGATCAGTACGATAGG ATTGCAAACAGAACAGCAGCCAATCTAACATATGGCTCTCATGTCATGCAATATGGTGATATGGTGTTAAGTGTTGATGCTCTTTTCCAGTATATGGGCGTTGCTTCGATAAATCACTCTCATGTCTCCATGAATTCTTATAAATCATCGTCACAGAATGTGGAACAACGAGAAACAGAGCTTTTCTACTGGCAATCCAAA TACGACAATGCTCCTGAAGGTTCTGATGACTATTTTGAAGCTCGCGCCAAACTTATTAATGTTGTAGCACATAGAAGTCAAGTGGACAATAACGTAAAACATATTGGAGATCTTCTGTTTGGAGTTAAATATGGTAATGAGGCACTACAAACTGTTCGATCTTCTGGACAACCACTAGTTGATAACTGGGATTGTCTTAAATCCTAT gTCGAGATATTTGAGGCACATTGTGGAAAATTAAGCTCATATGGAAAGAAACATATCCGTGGTATCGCGAATATTTGTAATGCTGGAATTGAGAGGGAGCAAATGACTGCTGCAACTGTACAAGCATGTGGTCCTTTGTAG